One Helicobacter anatolicus genomic region harbors:
- a CDS encoding FecCD family ABC transporter permease — protein MLKRILFYFIPIFTLILVFFFDRSSIDYKQGIQNIFTHFLYQEALNTDGLILYEVRLPRIFLAIGVGMILSGSGVIMQNIFRNPLVDPYLLGVSSGAAFGCAVCIGIFSQEFLGFFAFFGAVGAVFAIVFFSRFTSKTPVSLILVGIVLSSLLSALAGLIKYFVTPDKAQAIAIWLLGSVSLATWRDVGLVFIVILLGFLPLFLLRFQLNALALNDIESKSLGVNPVFLRTVCIFLVGLMCGIAVSVSGTIGWIGLIVPHFVRILVGANLIKLLPASIFMGGFVLLLMDFCAKNLSTNDLPVGAISAIVGAPLFLVFLILTHKSRTF, from the coding sequence GTGCTAAAACGCATTTTATTTTATTTTATTCCAATTTTTACACTTATTTTGGTATTTTTTTTCGATCGTTCTAGTATTGATTATAAACAAGGAATCCAAAATATTTTCACACATTTTTTATATCAAGAAGCATTAAATACAGATGGTTTGATTTTATATGAAGTGCGATTGCCTAGAATTTTTTTGGCCATTGGGGTGGGAATGATTTTATCAGGCAGTGGTGTGATTATGCAAAATATTTTTCGTAATCCTTTGGTAGATCCGTATTTATTAGGAGTTTCATCAGGTGCAGCATTTGGGTGTGCAGTTTGTATTGGAATATTCTCTCAAGAATTTTTAGGGTTTTTTGCATTTTTTGGTGCAGTGGGTGCGGTATTTGCTATTGTATTTTTTTCACGATTTACAAGTAAGACACCTGTGTCTTTGATTCTTGTAGGGATTGTTTTATCTTCACTCTTGAGTGCTTTGGCAGGTTTGATAAAATATTTTGTCACACCAGATAAGGCACAAGCCATCGCAATTTGGCTACTAGGGAGTGTTTCTTTGGCTACTTGGAGAGATGTGGGACTTGTATTTATTGTAATTTTATTGGGGTTTTTGCCACTTTTTTTATTGCGTTTTCAATTAAATGCACTTGCACTTAACGATATTGAGAGTAAAAGCTTAGGGGTAAATCCTGTTTTTTTGCGTACAGTGTGTATTTTTTTGGTGGGGCTTATGTGTGGCATTGCTGTGAGTGTAAGCGGGACAATTGGTTGGATTGGTTTGATTGTGCCACATTTTGTGCGGATACTTGTAGGGGCAAATTTGATAAAATTATTGCCGGCTAGCATATTTATGGGGGGATTTGTTTTGTTGTTGATGGATTTTTGTGCGAAAAATTTAAGTACAAATGATTTGCCTGTTGGTGCAATCTCTGCCATTGTTGGTGCACCTTTGTTTTTAGTATTTTTGATTTTAACACATAAATCTAGGACATTTTGA
- a CDS encoding NAD(P)H-dependent glycerol-3-phosphate dehydrogenase produces MRIAVFGGGAWGRALAFALSHKNEVFIVSRQNLKEKLSLLQCPSPVVQVDFQESLKADLFVNAITTSALRGWFESCLLPKNIKMLFACKGIEVESGAFVSDIAQEFLDSTNLCFLAGPSFAAEVLQGQSSALSIHSNNKEVAKIFAQCMPDFIKTYIEQDVIGGEIAGAYKNVIAIASGVCDGLQLGNNARASLLARGLVEMHRFGAVFGAHMETFLGLSGAGDLFLTASSKLSRNYRVGIALAQNKDIEEILFEIGEVAEGVKTTEALVKIAEKKGIYIPIAQEIFKILKKQSSPQQSLRNLMC; encoded by the coding sequence TTGAGAATAGCGGTTTTTGGCGGAGGTGCTTGGGGCAGGGCATTGGCTTTTGCGCTTTCTCATAAAAATGAGGTTTTTATTGTTTCAAGACAGAATCTAAAAGAAAAGCTTTCTTTATTACAATGCCCCTCTCCTGTTGTGCAAGTGGATTTTCAAGAATCTCTAAAGGCGGATTTATTTGTTAATGCAATTACTACATCTGCATTGCGTGGATGGTTTGAAAGTTGTTTGCTACCAAAAAATATTAAAATGCTTTTTGCTTGTAAGGGGATAGAGGTAGAGAGTGGAGCTTTTGTAAGTGATATTGCACAAGAATTTTTAGATTCTACAAATTTATGTTTTTTAGCAGGACCTTCTTTTGCTGCAGAAGTGCTGCAAGGACAATCTTCTGCGCTTTCTATTCATAGCAATAATAAAGAAGTCGCCAAAATTTTTGCACAATGTATGCCAGATTTTATTAAAACTTATATTGAACAAGATGTTATTGGTGGTGAAATTGCAGGGGCTTATAAAAATGTTATTGCAATTGCTAGTGGCGTTTGTGATGGATTGCAATTAGGAAATAATGCAAGAGCATCTTTGCTTGCAAGGGGTTTGGTAGAGATGCATCGTTTTGGTGCGGTTTTTGGTGCACATATGGAAACTTTTTTGGGATTATCTGGCGCAGGAGATTTATTTTTGACAGCAAGTTCAAAACTTTCAAGAAATTATCGTGTAGGGATTGCTTTAGCACAAAATAAAGATATCGAAGAAATTTTATTTGAAATTGGTGAAGTTGCTGAGGGGGTAAAAACTACAGAAGCACTTGTAAAAATTGCAGAAAAAAAAGGGATTTATATTCCTATTGCGCAAGAAATTTTCAAAATTCTAAAAAAGCAGAGTTCTCCACAACAAAGTCTTAGGAATTTGATGTGCTAA